A portion of the Nitrospiria bacterium genome contains these proteins:
- a CDS encoding formylglycine-generating enzyme family protein: MHFSKRSIFALGSGILLILSQAGLAACEKKPVDMVAIPAGEFLMGTDEVDADNEALDYGLPHPWYEDEHPLHRVNLPPFYIDKYEVTNEKYKLFLTQMKHPPPEDWKNGIYPEGRAQFPVAYVSWFDAEEYCRWAGKRLPTEEEWEKTARGPDHYKYPWGNFFNPDLANISHGPVMTASSVAVGQYEGGKSPYGVYDMIGNVWEWTGSWYRPYPGNEARNENFGQVFRVTRGLSFMGIGHYPPDTYKKVASIVARASFRSYDYPTSRLADVGFRCARSGK, from the coding sequence ATGCACTTCTCGAAACGTTCCATCTTCGCGCTAGGATCGGGGATCCTGCTGATCCTGTCTCAAGCCGGGCTTGCGGCTTGTGAAAAGAAACCCGTCGATATGGTCGCGATCCCGGCCGGTGAATTCTTAATGGGGACGGATGAAGTAGACGCCGATAACGAGGCGCTGGACTACGGACTGCCGCATCCCTGGTATGAGGACGAGCATCCGCTGCATCGTGTGAATCTGCCTCCGTTCTATATCGACAAGTATGAGGTGACCAATGAAAAATACAAATTATTCCTCACCCAGATGAAACACCCGCCGCCCGAGGACTGGAAGAACGGGATTTATCCGGAAGGCCGGGCCCAATTTCCGGTCGCTTATGTCAGTTGGTTCGATGCGGAGGAATACTGTCGCTGGGCCGGGAAACGTCTGCCGACGGAAGAAGAATGGGAGAAAACCGCCCGCGGACCGGATCATTACAAATACCCGTGGGGTAACTTCTTCAATCCGGACCTGGCCAACATTTCCCATGGGCCCGTGATGACCGCGTCCTCCGTTGCGGTCGGACAGTATGAAGGCGGCAAGAGTCCCTACGGGGTCTACGACATGATTGGGAATGTCTGGGAATGGACGGGAAGCTGGTATCGGCCTTACCCCGGGAATGAGGCGCGAAATGAAAACTTCGGGCAGGTTTTTCGCGTGACCCGCGGCCTATCCTTCATGGGTATCGGGCATTATCCCCCGGATACTTATAAAAAGGTCGCTTCGATCGTCGCCCGGGCTTCGTTTCGTTCATACGATTATCCCACGTCACGTCTGGCGGATGTCGGCTTCCGGTGCGCCCGGTCGGGAAAATAA